The Esox lucius isolate fEsoLuc1 chromosome 5, fEsoLuc1.pri, whole genome shotgun sequence genome includes a region encoding these proteins:
- the capn1a gene encoding LOW QUALITY PROTEIN: calpain-1 catalytic subunit (The sequence of the model RefSeq protein was modified relative to this genomic sequence to represent the inferred CDS: deleted 1 base in 1 codon), giving the protein MSGGISASIASGRLRAEGMGEHDRAIPFLNQDFEALHLECLETGCLFEDPIFLAEPPSLGFKELAPYSAKTRGVEWMRPTELNDDPQFILGGATRTDICQGALGDCWLLAAIASLTLNERLLHRVVPHGQSFQNDYAGIFHFQFWQFGEWVDVVIDDRLPTKDGELMFVHSAEGNEFWSALLEKAYAKLNGSYEALSGGSTTEGFEDFTGGVSEMYELRKAPQGLYRIIGKALDRGSLLGCSIDITSAFDMESVTFKKLVKGHAYSVTGLKQVDYRGQTERLIRVRNPWGQVEWTGAWSDNSAEWDEIDPSEREDLHLQMEDGEFWMSFQEFLRQFSRLEICNLTADALSEDSLSHWNTIKFHGMWRRGSTAGGCRNHPSTFWINPQYKITLLEEDDDPEDDEVACSFLVALMQKDRRRYRKQGQDMHTIGFAIYEIPEEFRGCQNVHLKKDFFLTHSSCARSETFINLREVSNRLRLPPGEYLIVPSTFESGKEADFVLRVFTEKQSETEELDDEISANLEDEENITEADIDDSFKSMFAQLAGEDMEISVHELRTILNRVVTRHKDLQTDGFSMESCRTMVNLMDKDGSARLGLIEFQILWNKIRKWLAVYRQFDLDKSGSMSSYEMRLAVESAGFKLNNRLNQILVARYAENEAIDFDNFICCLVKLEAMFRSFQQLDKEGKGIAEMNITEWLYMTMCG; this is encoded by the exons ATGTCAGGGGGTATCTCTGCTAGCATAGCCAGCGGCAGACTGCGAGCCGAAGGGATGGGAGAACACGACCGAGCCATCCCATTCCTCAACCAG GACTTTGAGGCTCTCCACCTGGagtgtctggagactggctgtCTGTTTGAGGATCCTATCTTCCTGGCTGAACCTCCCTCTCTGGGCTTCAAGGAACTGGCCCCGTATTCTGCCAAGACCAGGGGTGTGGAATGGATGAGACCCACG GAACTGAATGATGACCCTCAGTTCATCCTGGGAGGAGCGACCAGGACAGACATCTGCCAGGGAGCGTTAG GTGACTGCTGGCTCTTAGCTGCCATAGCCTCCCTGACCCTGAATGAGAGGCTTCTCCACAGGGTGGTCCCTCATGGCCAGTCATTCCAAAACGACTATGCTGGAATCTTTCACTTTCAA TTCTGGCAGTTTGGGGAGTGGGTGGACGTGGTCATAGATGATCGGCTGCCGACAAAGGACGGAGAGCTCATGTTTGTCCACTCAGCCGAGGGCAATGAGTTCTGGAGCGCCCTGCTGGAGAAGGCCTACGCCAA GCTGAACGGGAGCTACGAGGCCCTGTCGGGGGGCAGCACCACAGAAGGCTTCGAGGACTTCACCGGAGGTGTGTCTGAGATGTACGAGCTCCGTAAGGCTCCACAGGGCCTGTACAGGATCATCGGCAAAGCCCTGGACAGGGGTTCTCTGTTGGGCTGCTCTATTGAT ATCACCAGTGCCTTTGACATGGAGTCTGTGACCTTCAAGAAGCTGGTGAAAGGTCATGCTTACTCAGTCACTGGACTGAAGCAG GTGGACTACCGGGGCCAAACAGAGAGGCTGATCAGGGTGCGCAACCCTTGGGGACAAGTGGAGTGGACCGGGGCCTGGAGTGACAA TTCTGCAGAGTGGGATGAGATAGATCCGTCTGAGAGAGAGGACCTTCATCTACAGATGGAGGACGGAGAGTTCTG gATGTCGTTTCAGGAGTTCCTGCGACAGTTCTCCCGTCTGGAGATCTGCAACCTGACAGCGGACGCCCTGAGTGAAGACAGCCTGAGTCACTGGAACACCATCAAGTTCCACGGCatgtggaggagggggagcACAGCCGGGGGCTGCAGGAACCATCCCA GTACATTCTGGATCAACCCCCAGTATAAAATCACTCTGCTGGAGGAGGACGATGACCCGGAGGATGACGAGGTGGCCTGCAGCTTCCTGGTGGCGTTAATGCAGAAGGACCGACGGCGGTACCGGAAACAGGGGCAGGACATGCACACTATTGGGTTTGCCATCTACGAG ATTCCGGAGGAG TTCCGGGGCTGTCAGAACGTGCACCTGAAGAAAGACTTCTTCCTGACCCACTCGTCGTGTGCTCGCTCCGAGACCTTCATCAATCTGAGAGAGGTCAGCAATCGCCTTCGTCTTCCTCCGGGAGAATACCTCATTGTCCCGTCCACTTTTGAGTCGGGCAAGGAGGCCGACTTTGTCCTGCGAGTCTTCACTGAGAAACAATCCGAGAcaga GGAGCTAGATGATGAAATCTCTGCCAACCTGGAGGATGAG GAGAACATCACAGAGGCGGACATTGATGACTCTTTCAAGTCCATGTTTGCCCAGCTGGCAGGAGAG GATATGGAGATTTCTGTTCATGAGCTAAGGACCATCCTGAACCGAGTGGTGACCCGAC ACAAAGACCTGCAGACTGACGGCTTTAGCATGGAGTCCTGCAGGACGATGGTCAATCTCATGGAT AAAGATGGGAGTGCCCGCCTGGGCCTGATTGAGTTCCAGATCCTGTGGAATAAGATCAGGAAGTGGCTG GCTGTTTACCGACAATTTGACCTGGACAAGTCTGGGTCCATGAGCTCATATGAGATGAGACTTGCTGTGGAGTCGGCAG GTTTTAAACTGAACAATCGATTAAATCAGATCCTGGTGGCACGCTATGCTGAGAACGAGGCCATAGACTTTGACAACTTCATCTGCTGTCTGGTG AAACTGGAAGCCATGTTTA GATCATTCCAGCAGCTGGACAAAGAGGGAAAGGGCATAGCTGAGATGAATATCACTGAG TGGCTTTACATGACCATGTGTGGTTGA
- the mrpl14 gene encoding 39S ribosomal protein L14, mitochondrial yields the protein MVLISRSFTGFLTQLSSLTHHNAFSVSAAAAAIQKMTRVRVVDNSPQGTTPWHRAPRVIHVYTKNGVGKVGDRVLLAIKGGKKKALIVGHKMPGERMNPRFDSNNVVLIEDNGNPTGTRIKVPLPTHLRKMEGEYSKLLAIASRFV from the exons ATGGTTCTTATTTCAAGATCCTTCACTGGGTTCCTCACACAACTGTCTTCACTGACACATCACAATGCTTTCAG TGTGTCAGCAGCCGCGGCGGCCATCCAGAAGATGACCAGAGTGCGGGTTGTTGACAACAGCCCTCAAGGAACCACCCCGTGGCATCGTGCCCCTAGAGTCATCCACGTTTACACCAAGAACGGAGTGGGCAAAGTGGGGGACAGGGTCCTACTGGCTATCAAAGGTGGGAAGAAGAAGGCACTCATCGTTGGGCACAAGATGCCCGGGGAGCGGATGAACCCCCGTTTTGACTCAAACAATGTCGTCCTGATTGAAGACAACGGCAACCCAACCGGAACTAGAATCAAGGTCCCGCTACCGACACACTTGCGCAAGATGGAAGGGGAATATTCCAAACTGTTAGCCATTGCAAGCAGGTTTGTGTAG